The genomic segment GCAGAACGGCAACTACTACGCGGACCCGTACCTTTCGCCCTTCTACTCGCCGTGCCTCGCCATCAACTGCGAGCACGTGAGCGTGCCGCTGTTCGGCTCGTGGTACAACTGGTCGCCGGCCATCCTGATCCTGTGGATCCCGGGCGGTTTCCGCTTGACCTGCTACTACTACCGCAAGGCTTACTACCGGTCGTTCTTCTGGTCGCCGCCGGCCTGCGCGGTGCGGGACGCCGCAAGCGGCTACTCGGGCGAGACCCGCTTCCCCTTCATCCTGCAGAACGTCCACCGCTACTTCTTCTGGGCGTCGCTGCCGATCCTGGCGTTCCTGTGGTGGGACGCCATCATCGCCTTCAACTTCGGCGGCAGCTTCGGCATCGGCCTGGGCACCCTGGTGCTCATCGCCAACGCGGCCCTGCTGTCGCTCTACAGCTTCTCGTGCCACTCGTGCCGCCACCTGTGCGGCGGCGGCCTCAACAGCTTCAAGGCCGCGCCCGGACGCTACAAGGCCTGGGGCATCGTCACCAAGCTCAACGAGAAGCACATGCAGATCGCCTGGACGAGCCTCGTATGGGTGGGGCTGACCGACGTCTACGTCCGGCTGCTGGCCCACGGCGTCATCCAGGATCTGAGGTTCATCTGATGGCCGGCGAGAGCTACGAGACACACGATTACGATGTGGTCGTGGTGGGGGCCGGCGGCGCTGGGCTGCGGGCCGCCATCGAGGCCCACGACAAGGGGTGCAAGACCGCCATCATCTGCAAGTCGCTCCTGGGCAAGGCCCACACGGTCATGGCCGAGGGCGGCATCGCCGCCGCCATGGGCA from the Deltaproteobacteria bacterium genome contains:
- a CDS encoding FAD-binding protein, with product MAGESYETHDYDVVVVGAGGAGLRAAIEAHDKGCKTAIICKSLLGKAHTVMAEGGIAAAMG